TTCAATCGCTTTTTTATAATCTCTTTTTTCATAATAAATAACACCAGTGTAAAAATAACAAAGAGCTGAGACCCAATCTTCTCCGCTTTGTTTTTTTGTTTTTTCAATTTCGATTTGCATCAAGTTTAAAGCTTTATCATATTGATTGAGTTGCAAATAGCAAATCGATTTATAAAAATCATAGGAATGATCATTCTGAATTCCGTCTCCGAATTCTTTCGTTACATCATTAAAATCTTTCAAAGCTTCCGAATAATTTTTAATAAAAATACATTTCAGAAAACCTCTTCTTCCCAGATATTCTTTTCGATTATACAAAACGGCTTTATTATAACTTTTTAAAGCCAGTTCATACTTTCTTGTTTTCCAAAGTGGAAGGGCTTTATGATGCCAAAAAATGGCAATTGTTGAATCTGCTTTTATCCCTTCATTGATGCAATCTTCCCAACCTTGAGATAAGTAATGAAATTGATAAGCACATTTTTTTGTGTATTTTTCTATGATTGAGTCTTGTTTTAGGCTTTGTGAAAAAGAATAGCTGAATATATTTATCAGTACTAAAAATAAAATTCTTTTCATATCAAGCTTTATTTTTAATGTCTTGCAAAAGCTTTTCAACCTCGAGTTTTTGCTCCAAATATTTTAATTGAAGTTCACTTCCTTCGCCCATTCTTCCATAATAAATCAAAGCTTTTTCACCAAAGAAGTTTTTGTAGTAGTCGGAAAGCTCCGGAATCTGCGGAAAATTGGTGTGAAATAACATTTCGTAGTAAGCCTGCCATTCGCGTTCGTTCTTGTCCAGAATCATCATTTTTGGCGATTTCTGACGAACATGCAACATCTCGTGAGCGAGCATATTGAGAACTAAAGTCAAATCAAAGTCGAAAAGATTTCTTGGAATCAAAACTTCCTGCATATCTCCGATTTCTCCATTGGCAGTTAATAAAATCGAGTTCTTTTCTAATTCATCCCTAAAACCAAATCCTAAAAAGTTCTCATCATCCAATTCGAATTCGTGGATGAGGAATCTTGCACCATCTAGAATTTCGCCGGTTTCTTTGTAAGCGTTGAGGTTGAATTGTAATTTTTCGTAGTTCATTTGTGATTTTGTAAATTCTAATTTAATCAAATTTACAATTTAAAGACAAATGTTCAAAATATGTTGAATCCGCGACCCGGCTTGAACGTACTCTTCGAGAGCCTCAGAGTGACAATTGGGAGCGGAAGACGGAAATTGTCGCCCAAAAATAAAAAATCCCGGAAAATTTCGGGATTTAGATTGTTTATGTTGAAGTTTTAGAATTCCATTTGAACTTCCAGTTTTTCTGCCAGAAGTTTGGAAACTTTTACTTTGAGTGGCTCGATGTCGATGTTTTGCATCGCATCGTTGGCGAAAGCGTAAAGCAGCAATGCTCTTGCTTCCTTCTTGGAAATTCCACGAGCTCTAAGGTAGAACATCGCATCCTCATTCAACTGTCCAACAGTACAACCGTGCGAACATTTTACATCGTCTGCAAAAATTTCCAGCTGAGGTTTTGTATCGATAGTTGCGCCCTCATCTAACAAAATATTGTTGTTCTGCTGATAAGCGTTGGTTTTCTGAGCAATCTTGTTTACGAACACTTTTCCATTGAAAACGCCGTGTGATTTATCTTTGAAAATCCCTTTGTAATTCTGGTAAGATTCGCAGTTTGGCGTGTTGTGATGAACAGCCGTGTGGTGATCTACCAATTGGTCTTTCCCGATAATCGTAATACCGTTCATAAACGAGTTGATATTCTCTCCGTTGTGAATGAAATCCAGATTGTTACGAACCAATTTTCCTCCGAAGGAGAACGTATTCACAGTCGTTAAACTGTCTCTTTCCTGCTTTGCAAATGTGTGATCCACAAGGTAAGATGTGTCGCTGTCGTTCTGTAATTTGTGCCAATCTGCTTTTGCATTTTGGTAAGCGAAAATCTCCGTCACAGAGTTTGTGAAAACGAAAGATTCATCGAAATTATGATGACTTTCAATCACTTCTACTTTTGCGCCAGCTTCTACAATCAATAGGTTTCTTGTGTTGTAGAATGTGTTTTCTTTCTGACTGTCAGAGATATAAAAAACGTGAATCGGTTTTTCAATAACGATGTTTTTAGGTACTTTCAGAAAAAATCCTTCGTTGAAATAAGCCAGATTCAAGTTTGTGAAAGCTAAATCTTTGTTTGCAATCGTATTGAAATAT
The genomic region above belongs to Epilithonimonas zeae and contains:
- the sufD gene encoding Fe-S cluster assembly protein SufD, producing MSLQEQIINNHTSFLETLRHSFLNDERKTALQKFEQKGFPTKKDEEYKYTNLKEITEKDYNFFPSEAHHITKEQLDELHLGEEHFDWIVFINGKLHKEYSNISIENAEFLTLNEALSDSAKRETFNQYFNTIANKDLAFTNLNLAYFNEGFFLKVPKNIVIEKPIHVFYISDSQKENTFYNTRNLLIVEAGAKVEVIESHHNFDESFVFTNSVTEIFAYQNAKADWHKLQNDSDTSYLVDHTFAKQERDSLTTVNTFSFGGKLVRNNLDFIHNGENINSFMNGITIIGKDQLVDHHTAVHHNTPNCESYQNYKGIFKDKSHGVFNGKVFVNKIAQKTNAYQQNNNILLDEGATIDTKPQLEIFADDVKCSHGCTVGQLNEDAMFYLRARGISKKEARALLLYAFANDAMQNIDIEPLKVKVSKLLAEKLEVQMEF
- a CDS encoding tetratricopeptide repeat protein, with the translated sequence MKRILFLVLINIFSYSFSQSLKQDSIIEKYTKKCAYQFHYLSQGWEDCINEGIKADSTIAIFWHHKALPLWKTRKYELALKSYNKAVLYNRKEYLGRRGFLKCIFIKNYSEALKDFNDVTKEFGDGIQNDHSYDFYKSICYLQLNQYDKALNLMQIEIEKTKKQSGEDWVSALCYFYTGVIYYEKRDYKKAIEEFDKALKVYPNFSDAEYYKALNLYKIDNDYTNYLESARLAKRDFDKGLTFTEGDSPYEKYPYQVNWYMINLDN